The Phormidium sp. PBR-2020 DNA segment CCTACGATGAGGTGGTAGATGAAAATGGGGTCACACGGTACGTCGACAAGAAAAGCCCCAATGGGATCGTTCCCACCCTCAAAGGATTCTTCGACAATGTAGACAAGGGAACCTGGATTGCTTGGAAGCAAGTCACCTCCAAACAGCGCAACAAATTCCAGGAGCGAGTAGAAATTGAGGGGAGCAACTACGATGTAGCTCGGATTCCCCTCTCAGCGGATGAAGTTAAGCACTTCTATCACATCACCAGTAAGGAAGCCTTCTGGCCGATTCTGCACTCGTTCCCCTATCACTTCACCTACGAGTCCTCAGATTGGGAAAACTTCAAGGCGATTAACAAGAAGTTCGCCGAAGCGGCCTGTGCTGAGGCTGCCGAAGATGCTCTAATTTGGGTGCATGACTATAATCTCTGGTTAGCCCCCAAATATATTCGGGAACTGAAACCTGATGCCCGCATTGCCTTCTTCCACCATACTCCCTTCCCCTCGGTGGATATCTTCAACATTCTGCCCTGGCGCGAAGCCATCATCGACAGTCTCCTCTCCTGTGATGTGGTGGGTTTCCATATCCCCCGTTACTCCGAGAACTTCGTCAATGTGGCCCGCAGCCTGTTTGAAGTGGATGTAGTCACCAGAGAAGCGATCCCCGAGCATATCACCCCCACGGGAACCGCTCTGGCGGAACCGGAGATGGTGACCCAGTTGAGCTATAAAGGGCAACTGGTGAACGTGGATGCCTTCCCGGTAGGAACGAATCCTGAGCATATCCTCAACACCCTAGCCAAGCCGGAAACTCAACAGCGGATTGAGGAAATCAAAGAAGAACTGCAAGGCCGCACGTTGGCGATCGCCGCTGGGCGGGTGGACTATGTGAAGGGGAACCGGGAACTGCTCGAATGCTATGGTCGCCTGCTGGAGCGCCGCCCGGATTTACATGGCAAAATCAATTTAGTGATGACCTGTGTGCAAGCGGCTGCCGGAATGCGCGTCTATCGAACGGCACAGCAGCAGATTGAGCAACTGGCAGGGAAAATCAATGGACGTTATGCTCGATTAGGATGGACTCCCATTCTGCTGTTCACTCAGCCGATTCCGTTCACGGACTTGATTGCCTACTACAAAGCGGCTGATATCTGTTGGACCACTCCCTTACGGGATGGGTTGAACTTGGTGGCTAAGGAGTATGTAGTCGCCCATGAGGGGAATGATGGCGCCTTGATTCTATCGGAGTTTGTCGGGGCGGCGGTGGAAATGCCTGAAGCGATTCAGACGAACCCCTACTCGATGGACCGGATGGATGAGGCCATTGACCGGGCTTTGAGCCTGTCAGAGGAGGAAAAAGCTGAGCGCATGGCTCAGATGTACCAAACGGTCACTCAGTATGATGTGAAACATTGGGCGGATCGTTTGTTAGATATCTTCCAGAAGACGGAGCATCAAACCCTGGGTGAGAAGAAACCGGTCACGGCCTAGGTCAGAGTGAAGCGTTGATCGGGAGCGATGACGGAGGATGGCGGGCCCGAGGCCCGCCACTGTGTCTAAGGTCGTCCTGGACGTTCTGTCAACTGTCAACGGTTAATTGTTAAGGATTATGCGAAATCTGGATCACGTCGAGTCTCAAACTTACGACCTGATTATTATTGGGGGTGGGGTGAATGGAGCTGCGGTGGCTCGGGATGCGGCGTTACGGGGGTTGAAACCGATTCTTCTGGAGAAAAGTGATTTTGCTAGCGGTACGTCGAGCTGGTCAACGCGCTTGGTTCATGGGGGCTTGCGCTATTTGGAATATTTTGAGTTCCCATTGGTGCGGGAGTCGCTCCATGAGCGGGAGTTGTTGCTGAGGAATGCGCCTCATTTGGTGAATCCGTTAATGTTGACGGTTCCAGTGTATGGGAAGCGATCGCGCCCCTATTGGAAAATCTGGGCGGGGATGATTCTTTATGATATTTTTAGTTTTGATAAGACCCTATTGCCCCATCGGATGCTGCCGAAGCAGAAGTTCAAGCAGCATTTTCGGGGCTTAGACCCGGAGAATTTGAATGGGGGGGCGCAGTATTATGATGCTCAGGCCTCGCGGGCGGAACGGATGTGTTTGGAGACGATTCTGGATGCGGAGTCGGCGGGGGCGACGAGTCTAAATTATGTGGAGGTCAAGGGGTTACACCGTCAGGGCGATCGCATTACCCATTTGACTTGTGAGGATAAGTTAACGGGGAAAACTCTGGAGGTGAAGGGAACGCCGGATGTGATAGTGATTAACACCTCGGGCCCCTGGGTTGATCGCGTGTTGAAGGATGGCCAGCCGCAGCCGATTGGCGGGACTCCTAAGATTGGGGGAACGAAGGGATCTCACATTATCGTCAATCGCTTTCCCGGTGCGCCGGACAGTGCCCTCTATGTGGAGGCGAAGACGGATGGGCGACCGTTCTTTATTGTGCCTTGGTTGGGGATGGTTTTGATTGGAACCACGGATTTACCCTATAAGGGCAGTTTGGATCGGGTGAAAGCTGATGATAGCGAGATTGACTATTTGCTGACGGAGACGAATAATATTATTCCCAGCGCCCAGTTGACCCGCGAGAGTATTAAGTTTACCTATTCTGGGGTGCGGCCTCTGCCCTATGTGGATAAGAAGTCCGCCGGGAGTATTACCCGCAAGCATATTCTCTTTGACCACCGCTCGGAAGGGGTAGGTAATCTGATTTCTTTGATTGGTGGGAAGTTAACCACGTTCCGCCATGTGGGCCAGGAGATTGTGGATTTGGTCTATAAGAAGTGGAAGAAACCGGCACCGGCTTGTCCGACGATTCATCGTCCGCTTCCAGGGGCGATTTTGCCTAATGACCCCTTGGTGGCTGAGTTGGTGGAGCAGTATCGCGATCGCCTCTCGATTGATACGCTTTATCATTTGCTCGATAGTTATGGGCGCAAGGCGGCGGAGCTGTTGGCCTTGGTGGATGAGCATCCAGACTTGGCGGCGCCGATTACGCCGGAGTTACCGGATATCCGCGCTCAGATTGTCTATGGGGTGCGATCGGAATATGCCTATCATATGGCGGATATTCTGCGGCGACGCACGACCATTGCCATGCAGAGTTGTTACGGCTTGCAGACGCTGAAGGTGCTGTCTCAGGTGTTGCAGCAGTATTGTGGCTGGTCTGCCGAGGACTGCGATCGCCAGGCCCGGGAGTATCGCCAGTATATGGAGGAGAACTGTATTCCTGACTATGCGATCGGTCAAACCCGTCGACCGGAAGCGGAGGCGGTGTCCGCTTAGGGGGGCGATCGAGCTTCAGTTTGGGGACAGCAATTCTCATTTTGACCCGCATCCTGTCGAAGATGGTCGAAGATGCCCAGTCTTGAACGAAGGAATGCGGCTTTCAAGAATCACTATTGAGACGATTCTCAATAAACCAGGACAAAATTTCCATAATGAGAATTGCTGGTTTGGGGATAAAATCCTTGTGGCTAGTCCCAGATGTGTTAGGATAAGCAATCAATGCAGTCCTTTGCAGTCTTGGACTAGCTAACGCGGGCGTAATTCAGTGGTAGAATGTCAGCTTCCCAAGCTGAACGTCGCCGGTTCGAGTCCGGTCGCCCGCTTTCTTGAGTTTTTTTTAGAAACTGGATTTCAACGCTCCCTCGGTTACTCACATCGGTCAACTCTCAGACTGCCAAGGATCGTTGCCGCCACAATGCAGCGTTTTGGTGGCTCGTTGCCTGCATCAGTAGCGACAAAGGCAAGACGAGCCAAGGTGCCGGAATCGTTGTTCTCAGCACCGACAAACCAATCATGAGGAATCACGCCGCGATCCTCGAAATGAATACAATACTCACCATGTTGACAGTCTCCGGTCAGTGTGCTCTCTTCTACAGCAATTGCGACCAAACTGCCTGCCTCAGGTGCAAGTAGTTGCCAGGCCGCTGACCCACCATCAACCGGATGAGCAGATCCCTGCACCCCATTATCGGTCATTTGAAAACTCGCCTCCCAAGTCCGATTTTCTGTACTAGCGCGCGACTGTGCACGCCGCATGGTTTGTAAGGCTGCATCAGTGACATTCCTAACCCGTTGATTGTTCACAAAGTTCAGCCAACTTGGGGCGCCGATCGCCATTAAGATGCCAATCATCACAATCACGACCAAAACCTCGATAATGGTAAACCCCTCAGCTGAGTTAACTGGAACACTTGACGCCTGATTTCCTGACGCTCGGGGCGCTTTCTGATATCGGTATCGGTGTGGAATCATTAATCTTGACCTCCTAAATCCTAGAGCGAGTCCCTTGACAAACAAACAGTTCACAAATCCCAGCCAACAAACCTCCGCCTACATGAGCGAACCTTAGAAACGTCGTGGACTTTTCTGGCGAACACTGCGGTTGAGAACCTGGGTTTGAATGGCAGGCATAAACCCTTCATTGGCACTTCGGATTCCCGGCTTACCAGCAGCATTACCACGCAGGAACAAAATGACCCGTTGGTTGAAAGCTGTATCGGGTTGTGTACCCCCGGCAGAACGCTGTTGACTGCGTCGCCCTACCTCATCCAAAATACAGGCATAAAAATTCCTAACACCATCGAAATTATGATCGCTTAGGGTCTTATCACTAGGGGTGAGGTTATATCCTGGGGGACAGTCCACTTGAATTTCAGCAACATTAATCTGGCTCAGTCCCTCACCTGCTAAGTCCATCATCGAACGCTCCTCGACAAAATCTACCAAAGTAACCGGGGACGGAATCGTGACGTTTCCTGCATCAGGGCCAGGCCAAGTTTCAAAAGACATGTCCATAGGGCTAACATAGTCACCATTAATCCCACCCGTGCTATCGAACTGTCGATAGGCAGCTCGTTGTAAACGGGCCATTCCCGACCAAGTGTTAGATCCCTCATTTGTGGTCAAATAATAAATAATTAAACTATAGGTTCGTCTTGATAAACAGGGAATGTTATTCGGGGGTTGGTTCGCTGCACATGGTCCATTCAAGACGGCATCAGGTAAATCTTCTAACTTCCAAAAGGCTAAAACAGGGACACTATTATTTGGTACGTTAATAGAATTGAACAGACCTCCCTCACACGCATCAGTTTCCCCGTCCAAACAATTTCCATCATAGACAAAAACAGCCTCACGGATATCGGCACTGATGTACTCCAACGCCATTTGTATTTCTCGCTGGGTCTCAGTCCTTGCTGTCTCACGGGCATCCGAGGTCAGCAATTCCACCATTAGGGTCATTAAGCCAGACATGATGATGGCGGCAATGACCACAGAAACGAGGATCTCAGTTAAGGTGAAGCCGCCGTTATGACGTTTCTTACCAGGGAGATGGTTCGCTCGCAGGCTGGGAACAAGATAATTCCAAAGGACACGGTTGAATTTCATGGTTTTCATCAGAGACAATCTAGTCACAACTTAGGAGCAGCCAGGAAGATCTGGGTCAACAAAACAACGATAGCGATCTAAGGATAGTCGAGTATCCCCTTGGGCCATGACGCTATAAAGAGCTGCCAGAGGCCGTCTGGTCTGTTGGCCTTCTCCTGTCGTCATAATCAGAGAAGCCTCTTCAGTTTCTAGGTTACCGAAGTTAGGTCTGGCATTTCGGTAATACACCCGAACCCCCATACGAAAGACGATTGGTACTGGCAAACCTGTATCGGGGCGAATCGCCGTCACTTCATTCGTCCGAAAGATTTGAACATAAAACTCAGTTTCACAGTCCCCACTCACATCAACGGGGAATGCTTCTTGATAACCCGACAGAGTGCCCAAATCTGGTAAACGGTTGGGGCAACTGGAGTTGGTAGAAAGGATGCGGTTACCTGCTCCCGTAGGAGGACCAACATCGCGAACACTCTGCACATCTGGAACCAATGGAGGCAGTTGGCGTTCGATCACCTCCTCACTGTTCAAACCCTGGTCAATTAAAACTCTAACTTGGTCTATTTGTCCATGAGCTAGTTGAACCGCCTGTTCAGCACGCCGATTCTGAACTCGGGTAGCAACCGAGAGAAACATCATCGGCGTGATGGCTGTGGTGACAGCAGAGATGATCAAAATCGCCACCAAGCCCTCAATCAGAGTTAAACCTTGATCCGAGGATGGGGATTTGGTGTGAGGTCTGAAAAGAGGTCTTATCAGACGTTGCTTCCAAGGGGGGGGCAGGTGTTTCATCATCATCTCCAGTTACACTTAGGCTGAGGTTGGCGGAGATTAGAGGAGTAATCTCCGCCAACCGACGATCGTGCGCACTCCTAGGGACAGTTCGTTACCCGTGGGTCAATCTGTTCCCCACTGCTATCGGTGGCACAGCGCAGATTCCTGATATAGGGATCATCGGCATTGGGTTCGCGGTAAAACTCACTACGGGGGCTATCAATGCGGGTTTGACGAGCTGATACTGGACCAACCCGGGACAATTGCAGCGCGACATCATACCCCCAAAGCCGTTCCGGTGCACCATAGTAACCGATGAACTCAGGGTCAAGGGGGTCGTCTCCCGGCTCCCAAGCATCTTGGTCATAGGGACCTGTGGCATAGTTACTGAAGCTCAGTTGCAGGAATGACCCTGAAATCCAAAGGTTGCGATCGCGCCACTCTTCGTTAAAGCGGGGGAAGTTATGAAGACCGCCATAGGACTGTCTGGCTCGCGAAGGGGTAATACCACTGATCATCATGGTATTCACCCGTTGCTCTCTTGGGGCCTCAACCAATAAATCCCGATTAGTCCGATCAAAATAACCACCATCATATTGACCCTCATCCATATCTCCAAAATCTTCTAAGAAAGATTGGGGATTTCCACTGGAGGCAATGCGGATTGGGGAACCCAGATCTGCCGGATTCTCCCGAAGCCAGACCACATTATCGTCCACCTCATCCAGTTGACTATTACTGTTAGGTCGTAGGAAGCCAGAGTAGGACGTGAAACGGCGACTTCCGTTGTGGTGGCAGCCGTAAACCCGGTCCAATCGTCCATTATTTTGGTTCACGGCTCCCCCACGTCCTAGCAGTCCCAAGGAGTTGGTTAGCTGATTGGTATAGAGATGGGTATTCCCCGTCGTCGGAACCACCACAAAGGCGTCCTCAACGCTACCATCACAGAAGTTTTCCGAGAGAATGCCAAAAGCATCCACGAGGAACTCACTGTAACGCCAACTATCGGCTACAGGATCCGCAAAATTATTGTTGCGATTGCTGATGTTACGACGAGCGGTGTAAAACTGATCTTCACCCCAATCAGGATTCTCCGAAAGGCGGCTCGTGAACTCCTCAATTACCGTGTCACAGTTGTTGGATCCCAGTGCCTTGTGACAGTTGAAGTCCCCTTGAACAAAAGCGGGGTTATCAGAAACAAAGCTCAGTCCAAATGGCACAGTTCCCTGGGTCGGACGGGAGATGTCGCGACCATTGATGACTCGGAAGCCATGAAGCCGACGGTCTGGATCTGGGATGAAGTTAACGGCTTTAGGGCTAATACCATTATTGGGGTTAACTTGGGGATCTCTAGCGGAAATCACATCGGTATTACAACCGTTGCCGATGTCGCCTGCCGTTGTACAACTGCCACCAGGTGAGCGTTGGACGGCATCCTCGCGAATGCTGTCCTCACGGAAGGCGTACACCAGCCCGCCATCCCGTTGAACCACCTGACTATCATCGCCACCCGGAAGCCAAGTATCCCCGTTGATGAGCTGATTATTATCGGTCAACAGTTGCATATCCAGGTTTAGGGCCCGGGTGTTCATTTTGTCCCGTCCCATAAAAAAGGCCGTATCCTTGACCGCAACACGATGGTAGTCCTCTCCGTCAAAGACTAGGTTGAACTCCTGACAGTTGGGGTTCGGACCATTGTCATCGTTGCCACAATCATTGACATCCTGTTCATGGGGCAACACAAAATTAACGACCTCAGGGAAAGGTTTCAGAGCCATACTTGCCAAGTCAGCGCTGCTGAACGCATTGGGATTAGGCAGGTCGTTAACTTCGCTGGTGTACCAAATTTCATCATTGGCATCCCCCTCGGCACCATCATTATTCAAATCGGCGCCGAGATCCATGAGGCCTCGATTTTCTGAGGTGACCCAATCATCGGGAATATCATTTTCGGACTCCGGTTGCTCTCCGATCCCGACGGAGTCATTCTCCGGGAAAATGTAGTAGAGGGAAGGGAACTTAGGTGTTGCTCCACACAGACGATTCGCTAGGGAGACGCCCTCAGGACTGTCTCCCAGTCCAAAAAAGTCATTTTCCTCTACATTGCATCCTAGGCTGAGTGGGATGGTCAGAGTTCCATCTGAATCAATTTCATACTCTTCCTCTTGTCCGATCGCCCAGCCGGTAAGGAAACTCACAGTAACCGTTTCTTCCCCTTCAGTACTGTCATTAATATCAACCACCTCTAGACAGTCACCTAGGGGGGTATTTTCTCCACAGACATCGGCTGTCAGCTCCAAGACATCATTATCATCGACCGGAAACTCTAAATCGTCAAACCCGTTCACCTCAAATGATGAATCAGCTTGATAGTTCTCGTCATCAGTAGGTGAGGGGAGAAAACCAAAGAGTCGATCGCGCTTGACTTGCTCTTTAAGGTAAATCAACCGTGCCAATTCTTGCAGGTCTTCCGTTTCCTCATCATTGCCCTCGGTATATTGCAAAGCTTCAATATAGGCCTCTGGACTGGGGGTCATGCGGGTAATTGCTTTCCCGTTATCGTTGACGACAATCAAGCTTGCATTGCCATAGAAGTCCTCATCAATTGAAATGTCACCAAGGTAGTCATAGTCATCAAACCCATCGAGATCTTCGTTGGGGAAGAATAAGACTTCACCATTACTGGAATCGCCGTCACGCAGTTGTTCTAAGCGTTCCGCCAAAGCAGTGAGTTGGTTACCGTCAAGGGAAGCATAGTTCAAACCATCGAGATAACTAAGGTTATAGGCTAAAGCCCCTAGGGTAATAGCAGCTGTATGAACATTGGAGTTGTCAGCCAAACTGCCTAGGTCTTCATCGAGCAGGGTGCGACGCAGGTTAGAGAAGTTGCCCCACTGGGTCCGGGCTGGGTCGGGATGAATTGCACCATTCTCTTGTAAGGGAGGAAAGGCGCCATCAGGATCTCCAGCAAAGTTAGCCAGATTTGCCAGGGCCCGATTCAACACCGGGTTCGCCAAATCCAATCGGCTCAGGTCTAATTCCCAACCGTTGGTTCCCCGTCCAGTGAAGAAGTCCAATAACTTTTCGTCGTCGTCATCACCAAAGCTGTTGCCAAACAGACCACTGTAGTCTCCGCTCAGCCCAAAAGTTGTGCGGGGCTGGTCAAAAATAGCAGCCCGCCTCAGGGTTTCGGCCGTACCAGGATGCACGGTACTCACCAAAGCGGCTGTAGGAGCCTGGTCTGGGTTTCCATTCCCCTCACTCCAATGGTACAGAGCAGTGGTCTGCACCGCAGCGAGGTTATCCCGGAGACTGCGACGTTGCAGAGATTCATGTTCGCGGTTATTCGTTAACTTATCGTCATCAACCAATTGGGGAATTTCGCTATTGTTGTCAATCGTTGTGGGACTTTCAAAGGGATCATTCCCGAGTTCCAGTCGTTGCCCAACAATGATGCGTAATCCTTCCCGCCAGGCTCGTCGCTCCCAATAGCCATCCAAACCTAACTCTCGGGGATTTTCATCACCATCAACTTCCAGGCGAAGCAGCCGATCCTGTTGAGCGGCAGTAGCCGGACTGTTAGGAATTGGATCTCCGACGCGAACCCCAATTCCAACCTCTCGTTCTTCGCCACCCACGATTCGAGTTTCTTGAATCAGTTGTAGGTTATCATCTCCACCATAAACGGGTCGAGGTCCGTAGCGGTCATCGGCACGATAAAAGTCGTCAATGAAGGGACGAGGCGATCTCTGGTTAATAATCCGTTCCTCTTCAGACCTTTGAAAGGGGTTATTATCGCTCAACCAATTCTCATCTCGGCTCACTGCTTCAGGAGTTCGGTGACGGGAAACATCCTCGGTAAACAAACGAATAGGGTCTAAAGCAACTTGAGAGGGAGTCCCTGTGGCAATAGAGTCATTTTGAGGGGTAAGGGTTTCAATATAATCGTTGTTGTTGCCTGGGTGATCGCCATCGGCTTGAGGTTGAATGTGGAAGATTCCTCCACCACTGCTGATATCCTCGGGCATGAAGCCAACCATGATCTGCCCTGTGAAATCATCACTATCGGCGATGGTGATTTCTGAGGTGGTGGGCCCGGCTTGATAAATGCAAGAACCAGGACCACTGACGAGATAAGCTTGGAATTGATCTGTCCGCCGACGGTGACCAATCATCAAATTTCCATCGGTGTGCATCGCTCCATTCCATTTGAAACGCGGTCCTGGGAAAATCTCCAAGTCATTGCGGAACCAAGCTCCCCATTTGTTGAGACGGTTGGCTTCCCGCTCTTGCTGGACTTCTAGGGTCGTCACTGCCGGATTTTCACCACCGGAAATGACAAAGGCATTAATCTGGAAATTTTTACGCAGGATGGCCGTACTCACCGCATCACGCAACCATCCATCCTCAATCAATTGACCTTGATTCCCACCACAGCCGGGAGTCGGTTGACTTGACACAGGGCCTTGACTCACCAACAAGTCTCGAGCGGCTTGAGCTCGGTTGGGCATAGGATCAGGAAACTGCCAAATGATGGAATAAGCAATTCTTAAATCGTCTTCACCATCACCATTGCTGTCCTCGCCATAGATCCAAGCATTATCCAGATTGCCATCGCTATTGATATCAACACGCTCTTCGTCCGGTAACGTGTAGGGGTCTAAACCTGGATCTGAACCGTCTTCATAAGCCTGTTGATTGAGCATAATGTCCAACAGCAAATCCTGAGATGGGATCCCCGAGGGAAGGCGAGGTTCCCGATCTCGGTCAAACATGAACTCCAACTTGGCTTTAGCCCGATCGATCGCCGGCGTAGCAGCGTTATAGATGACTCGATCGCGCCGAGACAGCATCACCTGTTCCGTCCGGCTAATCGTCCGCAGCAGAATTGCCCCCACAATCAGGGACAACACCAGCAACAGCATCACCGCTGT contains these protein-coding regions:
- the ggpS gene encoding glucosylglycerol-phosphate synthase; translated protein: MKSSLVILYHREPYDEVVDENGVTRYVDKKSPNGIVPTLKGFFDNVDKGTWIAWKQVTSKQRNKFQERVEIEGSNYDVARIPLSADEVKHFYHITSKEAFWPILHSFPYHFTYESSDWENFKAINKKFAEAACAEAAEDALIWVHDYNLWLAPKYIRELKPDARIAFFHHTPFPSVDIFNILPWREAIIDSLLSCDVVGFHIPRYSENFVNVARSLFEVDVVTREAIPEHITPTGTALAEPEMVTQLSYKGQLVNVDAFPVGTNPEHILNTLAKPETQQRIEEIKEELQGRTLAIAAGRVDYVKGNRELLECYGRLLERRPDLHGKINLVMTCVQAAAGMRVYRTAQQQIEQLAGKINGRYARLGWTPILLFTQPIPFTDLIAYYKAADICWTTPLRDGLNLVAKEYVVAHEGNDGALILSEFVGAAVEMPEAIQTNPYSMDRMDEAIDRALSLSEEEKAERMAQMYQTVTQYDVKHWADRLLDIFQKTEHQTLGEKKPVTA
- the glpD gene encoding glycerol-3-phosphate dehydrogenase; protein product: MRNLDHVESQTYDLIIIGGGVNGAAVARDAALRGLKPILLEKSDFASGTSSWSTRLVHGGLRYLEYFEFPLVRESLHERELLLRNAPHLVNPLMLTVPVYGKRSRPYWKIWAGMILYDIFSFDKTLLPHRMLPKQKFKQHFRGLDPENLNGGAQYYDAQASRAERMCLETILDAESAGATSLNYVEVKGLHRQGDRITHLTCEDKLTGKTLEVKGTPDVIVINTSGPWVDRVLKDGQPQPIGGTPKIGGTKGSHIIVNRFPGAPDSALYVEAKTDGRPFFIVPWLGMVLIGTTDLPYKGSLDRVKADDSEIDYLLTETNNIIPSAQLTRESIKFTYSGVRPLPYVDKKSAGSITRKHILFDHRSEGVGNLISLIGGKLTTFRHVGQEIVDLVYKKWKKPAPACPTIHRPLPGAILPNDPLVAELVEQYRDRLSIDTLYHLLDSYGRKAAELLALVDEHPDLAAPITPELPDIRAQIVYGVRSEYAYHMADILRRRTTIAMQSCYGLQTLKVLSQVLQQYCGWSAEDCDRQAREYRQYMEENCIPDYAIGQTRRPEAEAVSA
- a CDS encoding type II secretion system GspH family protein; the encoded protein is MVVIVMIGILMAIGAPSWLNFVNNQRVRNVTDAALQTMRRAQSRASTENRTWEASFQMTDNGVQGSAHPVDGGSAAWQLLAPEAGSLVAIAVEESTLTGDCQHGEYCIHFEDRGVIPHDWFVGAENNDSGTLARLAFVATDAGNEPPKRCIVAATILGSLRVDRCE
- a CDS encoding prepilin-type N-terminal cleavage/methylation domain-containing protein, which translates into the protein MKTMKFNRVLWNYLVPSLRANHLPGKKRHNGGFTLTEILVSVVIAAIIMSGLMTLMVELLTSDARETARTETQREIQMALEYISADIREAVFVYDGNCLDGETDACEGGLFNSINVPNNSVPVLAFWKLEDLPDAVLNGPCAANQPPNNIPCLSRRTYSLIIYYLTTNEGSNTWSGMARLQRAAYRQFDSTGGINGDYVSPMDMSFETWPGPDAGNVTIPSPVTLVDFVEERSMMDLAGEGLSQINVAEIQVDCPPGYNLTPSDKTLSDHNFDGVRNFYACILDEVGRRSQQRSAGGTQPDTAFNQRVILFLRGNAAGKPGIRSANEGFMPAIQTQVLNRSVRQKSPRRF
- a CDS encoding type II secretion system GspH family protein, producing the protein MMMKHLPPPWKQRLIRPLFRPHTKSPSSDQGLTLIEGLVAILIISAVTTAITPMMFLSVATRVQNRRAEQAVQLAHGQIDQVRVLIDQGLNSEEVIERQLPPLVPDVQSVRDVGPPTGAGNRILSTNSSCPNRLPDLGTLSGYQEAFPVDVSGDCETEFYVQIFRTNEVTAIRPDTGLPVPIVFRMGVRVYYRNARPNFGNLETEEASLIMTTGEGQQTRRPLAALYSVMAQGDTRLSLDRYRCFVDPDLPGCS
- the hpsA gene encoding hormogonium polysaccharide biosynthesis protein HpsA gives rise to the protein MANPHTWTPIKRWLRNTSKRLYAQFTRLVRRLLHRVAPPRHRRSQRRVAGFVLPTAVMLLLVLSLIVGAILLRTISRTEQVMLSRRDRVIYNAATPAIDRAKAKLEFMFDRDREPRLPSGIPSQDLLLDIMLNQQAYEDGSDPGLDPYTLPDEERVDINSDGNLDNAWIYGEDSNGDGEDDLRIAYSIIWQFPDPMPNRAQAARDLLVSQGPVSSQPTPGCGGNQGQLIEDGWLRDAVSTAILRKNFQINAFVISGGENPAVTTLEVQQEREANRLNKWGAWFRNDLEIFPGPRFKWNGAMHTDGNLMIGHRRRTDQFQAYLVSGPGSCIYQAGPTTSEITIADSDDFTGQIMVGFMPEDISSGGGIFHIQPQADGDHPGNNNDYIETLTPQNDSIATGTPSQVALDPIRLFTEDVSRHRTPEAVSRDENWLSDNNPFQRSEEERIINQRSPRPFIDDFYRADDRYGPRPVYGGDDNLQLIQETRIVGGEEREVGIGVRVGDPIPNSPATAAQQDRLLRLEVDGDENPRELGLDGYWERRAWREGLRIIVGQRLELGNDPFESPTTIDNNSEIPQLVDDDKLTNNREHESLQRRSLRDNLAAVQTTALYHWSEGNGNPDQAPTAALVSTVHPGTAETLRRAAIFDQPRTTFGLSGDYSGLFGNSFGDDDDEKLLDFFTGRGTNGWELDLSRLDLANPVLNRALANLANFAGDPDGAFPPLQENGAIHPDPARTQWGNFSNLRRTLLDEDLGSLADNSNVHTAAITLGALAYNLSYLDGLNYASLDGNQLTALAERLEQLRDGDSSNGEVLFFPNEDLDGFDDYDYLGDISIDEDFYGNASLIVVNDNGKAITRMTPSPEAYIEALQYTEGNDEETEDLQELARLIYLKEQVKRDRLFGFLPSPTDDENYQADSSFEVNGFDDLEFPVDDNDVLELTADVCGENTPLGDCLEVVDINDSTEGEETVTVSFLTGWAIGQEEEYEIDSDGTLTIPLSLGCNVEENDFFGLGDSPEGVSLANRLCGATPKFPSLYYIFPENDSVGIGEQPESENDIPDDWVTSENRGLMDLGADLNNDGAEGDANDEIWYTSEVNDLPNPNAFSSADLASMALKPFPEVVNFVLPHEQDVNDCGNDDNGPNPNCQEFNLVFDGEDYHRVAVKDTAFFMGRDKMNTRALNLDMQLLTDNNQLINGDTWLPGGDDSQVVQRDGGLVYAFREDSIREDAVQRSPGGSCTTAGDIGNGCNTDVISARDPQVNPNNGISPKAVNFIPDPDRRLHGFRVINGRDISRPTQGTVPFGLSFVSDNPAFVQGDFNCHKALGSNNCDTVIEEFTSRLSENPDWGEDQFYTARRNISNRNNNFADPVADSWRYSEFLVDAFGILSENFCDGSVEDAFVVVPTTGNTHLYTNQLTNSLGLLGRGGAVNQNNGRLDRVYGCHHNGSRRFTSYSGFLRPNSNSQLDEVDDNVVWLRENPADLGSPIRIASSGNPQSFLEDFGDMDEGQYDGGYFDRTNRDLLVEAPREQRVNTMMISGITPSRARQSYGGLHNFPRFNEEWRDRNLWISGSFLQLSFSNYATGPYDQDAWEPGDDPLDPEFIGYYGAPERLWGYDVALQLSRVGPVSARQTRIDSPRSEFYREPNADDPYIRNLRCATDSSGEQIDPRVTNCP